A region of Vitis riparia cultivar Riparia Gloire de Montpellier isolate 1030 chromosome 12, EGFV_Vit.rip_1.0, whole genome shotgun sequence DNA encodes the following proteins:
- the LOC117926014 gene encoding exopolygalacturonase-like: MGLKLNIAGTSLLLLLASAAEVSGDIIFDVTKYGARADGHSDISQALLKAWGDSCSSPVASTVMIPNGTYALGQITIGGPCKAPINFVVQGTVMAPVDTSRFKAEAGWIAFQQIDQFTLSGGGVFDGQGKTVWGTKCPHYAYCKQLPINLRFNFITNSMVKDITSRDSKQFHINLLGCKNLAFYNVAISAPDESLNTDGIHIGRSSGINITDSTIETGDDCVSIGDGSEQINIQRVTCGPGHGISVGSLGKYPNEEPVVGISVKNCTLTNTQNGVRVKTFPASHQGIASEMHFEDIVMNNVGNPIIIDQEYCPHNQCNLKSPSRIKLSNVSFRNIRGTTSTQVAVKLLCSQGVPCQDVELGDINLKYNGKEGPAMSQCKNIKPNLLGVQLPRICA, encoded by the exons ATGGGCCTAAAATTGAATATCGCTGGAACCTCTCTTCTGCTATTGCTAGCCTCTGCTGCAGAAGTGTCTGGTGATATCATTTTTGATGTTACCAAATATGGTGCCAGGGCTGATGGACACTCCGATATCAGCCAG GCCTTACTTAAAGCATGGGGAGACTCTTGTTCATCGCCTGTGGCAAGTACAGTTATGATTCCAAATGGAACATATGCGTTGGGGCAAATAACCATTGGAGGCCCTTGTAAGGCTCCTATTAATTTCGTTGTCCAAGGCACTGTGATGGCCCCGGTGGATACCAGCAGGTTCAAGGCTGAAGCTGGTTGGATTGCGTTTCAACAAATCGACCAGTTCACATTGTCTGGCGGTGGAGTTTTTGATGGTCAAGGAAAAACTGTATGGGGCACAAAATGCCCCCATTATGCATATTGCAAACAACTTCCCATC AATCTGAGGTTCAACTTCATCACCAATAGCATGGTCAAGGACATAACTTCAAGAGACAGCAAACAGTTTCATATTAATCTTTTGGGGTGCAAGAATTTAGCTTTCTACAACGTTGCAATCAGTGCACCAGATGAGAGCCTTAACACAGATGGAATTCACATTGGACGTTCCTCGGGGATCAATATCACCGATTCAACCATAGAAACTGGAGATGATTGCGTCTCAATTGGTGATGGCAGTGAGCAAATTAATATCCAAAGAGTAACCTGTGGGCCTGGTCATGGCATCAGCGTGGGAAGTCTAGGAAAGTACCCCAATGAAGAACCTGTGGTTGGCATTAGTGTCAAGAACTGCACCCTCACCAACACCCAGAATGGCGTGAGAGTGAAGACATTTCCTGCTTCCCATCAAGGCATTGCCTCTGAAATGCATTTTGAAGATATTGTCATGAATAATGTTGGCAATCCCATAATCATAGATCAAGAGTACTGCCCCCATAACCAATGCAACTTGAAG AGTCCATCACGCATTAAGCTCAGCAATGTTAGCTTCAGAAACATCCGGGGCACCACCTCAACTCAGGTTGCTGTCAAGCTTCTTTGCAGCCAGGGAGTACCATGCCAAGACGTGGAACTTGGTGACATCAACCTGAAATACAATGGAAAGGAAGGCCCTGCCATGTCACAGTGTAAAAACATTAAGCCAAATCTATTGGGCGTGCAACTGCCAAGGATTTGTGCATAA
- the LOC117927197 gene encoding exopolygalacturonase-like, translating to MGMKLNTTAIALVLLLASAAQVSEGASIDVTKQGAKADGSDISQALLAAWKEACASPTPSSVLVPAGTYGLGQISFEGPCKAPINLIVEGTLKAPVDTKNFKADAGWVSFQNIDHFTLSGKGVFDGQGPAVWGKKCARSSYCGALPINLRFNFLTNSMVRDVTTKDSKQFHVNVLGCKNLSFYHFTVSAPEESLNTDGIHVGRSSGINITNTNIKTGDDCISIGDGSQQITIDQVTCGPGHGISVGSLGKYANEAPVVGIKVTGSTLTNTQNGIRVKTWPASPAGIASNMHFEDIIMNNVGNPILIDQEYCPYNQCKQQVPSRVKISDVTFKNIRGTSTTELAVKLVCSSGVPCQNVQLTDINLKFNGGAPTSLCKNINPILGGVQQPRSCSA from the exons ATGGGCATGAAATTGAATACCACAGCAATTGCTCTGGTGCTATTGTTAGCATCTGCTGCACAAGTGTCTGAGGGCGCATCGATTGATGTGACAAAACAAGGTGCCAAGGCTGATGGGTCCGATATCAGCCAG GCCTTACTCGCAGCTTGGAAGGAAGCATGTGCATCACCTACTCCAAGTTCTGTTCTGGTTCCGGCAGGAACATATGGACTAGGCCAAATAAGCTTTGAAGGCCCCTGCAAGGCTccaattaatctcattgttgaAGGCACTTTGAAGGCCCCCGTCGATACCAAAAATTTCAAGGCTGATGCTGGTTGGGTTTCTTTCCAAAATATCGACCATTTCACATTGTCCGGTAAGGGAGTTTTTGATGGCCAAGGACCAGCTGTGTGGGGCAAAAAATGTGCCAGATCTTCGTATTGCGGGGCCCTTCCCATT AATCTGAGGTTCAACTTCCTCACCAATAGTATGGTCCGGGACGTAACCACAAAGGACAGCAAACAGTTTCACGTGAACGTACTGGGGTGCAAGAATTTAAGTTTCTACCATTTCACCGTCAGTGCACCAGAAGAAAGCCTGAACACAGATGGAATCCACGTTGGACGTTCATCAGGAATCAACATTACTAATACAAACATAAAAACCGGAGACGACTGCATCTCCATCGGTGACGGCAGCCAACAAATAACCATCGACCAAGTGACCTGCGGACCGGGCCACGGCATCAGCGTCGGAAGTCTAGGAAAGTATGCGAACGAAGCACCGGTTGTTGGCATTAAGGTAACGGGCAGCACCCTAACCAACACTCAGAACGGCATAAGAGTGAAAACATGGCCTGCTTCCCCAGCCGGCATTGCCTCCAATATGCATTTTGAGGACATCATCATGAATAATGTCGGTAATCCTATACTCATAGATCAAGAGTACTGCCCATATAACCAATGCAAACAACAG GTACCCTCACGCGTTAAGATCAGCGATGTCACCTTCAAAAATATCCGAGGGACATCCACAACTGAGCTTGCTGTCAAGCTCGTCTGTAGCTCAGGAGTACCATGCCAAAACGTCCAGCTTACTGACATTAACTTGAAATTCAATGGAGGCGCTCCCACATCCCTCTGTAAGAACATCAATCCGATTCTAGGGGGCGTGCAGCAGCCCAGGAGTTGCTCAGCATAA